A stretch of Corynebacterium timonense DNA encodes these proteins:
- a CDS encoding DUF2631 domain-containing protein gives MADHSHDKEPQVYNGVSEADVPSAKFGWSEFSPAAIQIAGWISVAFLIAYNFGNHQGHVETVWLVALTVLIALGLILFAVRPQLSQVRTVTAHNKPLGHVERDWAYDQHTLSGAYAELSERDLRAHNIDPARVAHLRRQDAVEG, from the coding sequence GTGGCCGACCACTCCCACGACAAAGAGCCGCAGGTGTACAACGGAGTTTCCGAGGCGGACGTCCCCTCCGCCAAGTTCGGCTGGAGCGAGTTCTCCCCCGCTGCCATCCAGATCGCGGGGTGGATCTCCGTCGCGTTCCTCATTGCCTACAACTTTGGTAACCACCAAGGCCACGTGGAGACGGTCTGGTTGGTCGCCCTCACCGTGCTCATCGCGCTCGGCCTCATCCTGTTCGCCGTTCGCCCGCAGCTGAGCCAGGTGCGCACTGTGACGGCCCACAACAAGCCGCTCGGCCACGTCGAACGCGACTGGGCCTACGACCAGCACACGCTCTCCGGCGCCTACGCGGAGCTCAGCGAGCGCGACCTGCGCGCCCACAACATCGACCCCGCCCGCGTCGCCCACCTGCGCCGCCAGGATGCTGTCGAAGGCTAA
- the dxr gene encoding 1-deoxy-D-xylulose-5-phosphate reductoisomerase, whose protein sequence is MKKIVILGSTGSIGTQAIEVIERNRDAFEVVGIAAGGRDPGRVVAQARACGLGPGAVAVADPVAAREVSGALGGPVLTSPEDLVRAQPADTVLNAMVGSQGLASTLAALETGASLALANKESLVAGGRLVTAAAGKGQIIPVDSEHSAMAQCLRAGTAGEVARYVLTASGGPFRGQTREQMWEATPQQAAAHPTWSMGQMNTLNSATLVNKGLELIEATLLFDVEPERIDVTVHPQSIVHSMVTFVDGATIAQASPPSMTLPIAHALAWPHRVPGAQPALDFAGASEWTFEPLDDEAFPAVRLARESAAAGAGAPAVYNAANEEAAAAFLAGTIRFPQIVDVIAEVLESADGFAAEPATFADVVAVEDEARARARARIRAIAGA, encoded by the coding sequence GTGAAAAAGATTGTGATCCTCGGCTCGACAGGCTCGATTGGCACGCAGGCGATCGAGGTCATTGAACGCAACCGCGACGCCTTCGAGGTGGTGGGCATCGCGGCCGGAGGGCGCGATCCGGGCCGCGTTGTCGCGCAGGCGCGCGCGTGCGGCCTGGGCCCGGGGGCGGTCGCGGTGGCAGATCCGGTAGCGGCGCGTGAGGTCTCGGGGGCACTTGGTGGCCCGGTGCTGACCAGCCCGGAGGACCTCGTGCGCGCGCAGCCGGCCGACACGGTGCTCAACGCCATGGTGGGGTCGCAGGGGCTCGCCTCGACGCTGGCGGCGCTGGAGACGGGGGCGAGCCTCGCGCTGGCCAACAAGGAGTCGCTGGTGGCCGGCGGCCGCCTCGTCACCGCCGCGGCGGGCAAGGGCCAGATCATCCCCGTCGACTCCGAGCACTCCGCCATGGCGCAGTGCCTGCGCGCGGGTACGGCCGGGGAGGTCGCGCGCTACGTGCTCACCGCCTCTGGCGGGCCCTTCCGCGGGCAGACGCGCGAGCAGATGTGGGAGGCCACGCCGCAGCAGGCGGCGGCGCACCCTACGTGGTCGATGGGCCAGATGAACACCCTGAACTCCGCCACGCTGGTGAACAAGGGCCTCGAGCTCATCGAGGCCACGCTGCTTTTCGACGTCGAACCCGAGCGCATCGACGTCACCGTCCACCCGCAGTCCATCGTGCATTCGATGGTGACCTTCGTCGATGGCGCGACCATCGCCCAGGCGTCGCCCCCGTCGATGACGCTGCCGATCGCGCACGCGCTGGCCTGGCCGCACCGCGTGCCGGGCGCCCAGCCGGCCCTCGACTTCGCGGGCGCGTCCGAGTGGACCTTCGAGCCGTTGGATGACGAGGCTTTCCCGGCGGTGCGCCTGGCCCGCGAGTCCGCCGCCGCGGGGGCGGGGGCTCCCGCGGTGTACAACGCCGCGAACGAGGAGGCCGCGGCGGCGTTCCTCGCCGGAACGATTCGTTTCCCGCAGATCGTCGACGTCATCGCCGAGGTGCTCGAGAGCGCCGATGGGTTTGCGGCTGAACCCGCGACCTTCGCCGACGTCGTGGCCGTGGAGGACGAGGCTCGGGCCCGCGCCCGGGCGCGGATCCGCGCGATCGCGGGCGCGTAG